In a genomic window of Bradyrhizobium sp. LLZ17:
- a CDS encoding ABC transporter permease: MDTSEDILQQASPDLVRGSEKARPAKAARLSPSFISWLQAGPMMLVFLAFFLIPLVFVVIVSFWDYNEYQLLPAFSGRGYTDTFEGCIAQLPDLCTIGRTYVKTLKLCVTVWAITLFIGFWVAYFLAFHVRSKTWQMGLSLLCTIPFWTSNVIRMIAWIPLLGRNGLVNSGLMKTGLVNQPLEWLLFSEFSVVLALVHLFTFFMVVPIFNSMVRIDKSLIEAAYDAGATGFQTLVNVIIPLAKPGIVIGSIFVITIVMGDFITIGVMGGQQIASAGKIIETRVNALQFPAAAANAVILLIITFLIITMMSRIVDIKKEL, translated from the coding sequence ATGGATACGTCGGAGGACATCCTGCAACAGGCATCCCCGGACCTTGTCCGGGGATCGGAGAAGGCGCGCCCTGCAAAAGCGGCGCGCCTGTCGCCGTCCTTCATCTCCTGGCTCCAGGCCGGGCCGATGATGCTGGTGTTTCTCGCCTTCTTCCTGATCCCGCTGGTGTTCGTCGTCATCGTCTCGTTCTGGGACTACAATGAATACCAGTTGCTGCCGGCGTTCTCGGGCCGCGGCTACACCGACACGTTCGAAGGCTGCATCGCCCAGTTGCCTGATCTCTGCACGATCGGGCGAACCTATGTGAAGACGCTGAAGCTCTGTGTGACGGTGTGGGCCATCACGCTGTTCATCGGCTTCTGGGTCGCCTACTTCCTCGCCTTCCACGTCAGGTCCAAGACCTGGCAGATGGGGTTGTCGTTGCTCTGCACGATCCCGTTCTGGACCTCCAACGTCATCCGCATGATCGCCTGGATTCCGCTGTTGGGACGCAACGGCCTGGTGAATTCAGGGCTGATGAAGACCGGCCTGGTCAACCAACCGCTGGAATGGCTGCTGTTCTCCGAATTCTCCGTGGTGCTGGCGCTGGTGCACCTGTTCACCTTCTTCATGGTGGTGCCGATCTTCAATTCGATGGTGCGGATCGACAAATCGCTGATCGAGGCGGCCTACGACGCCGGCGCGACCGGCTTTCAGACCCTCGTCAACGTCATCATTCCGCTTGCCAAGCCCGGCATTGTGATCGGCTCGATCTTCGTCATTACCATCGTGATGGGCGACTTCATCACCATCGGCGTGATGGGTGGCCAGCAGATCGCCTCGGCCGGCAAGATCATCGAGACACGGGTGAACGCGCTGCAGTTCCCGGCGGCAGCGGCCAACGCCGTGATCCTGCTCATCATCACCTTCCTGATCATCACCATGATGTCGCGCATCGTCGACATCAAGAAAGAGCTCTAG
- a CDS encoding PotD/PotF family extracellular solute-binding protein, producing the protein MTETTKKTGVSRRTLLKSTAGLAGLAAGSGAITGFPYVMSAEPKVLRYLGTAVNEGDDISKQCLKDTGIKIEYITATTDDVTKRVMTQPNSFDVLDTEYFSLKKLVPSGNILALDSKKIKQFDNITPVFTKGETPGGKKIGGQGTAPWKVLYLEGKDSKTFSKTATEFVTLIPTVYNADTLGIRPDIIKRPISSWAELLNPEFKGKASILNIPSIGIMDAAMVVEAAGKYKYADKGNMTKEEIDLTMKVMTEAKKAGQFRAFWKDFNESVNLMASGETVIQSMWSPAVTKVRSMGIACTFQPLKEGYRSWASGFCVSKGVSGAKLDWAYEFVNWFLSGYAGAYLNRQGYYSAVLSTAKANMEPYEWAYWMEGKPAEKDIKAPDGSLLEKAGAVRDGGSYEDRMGGVACWNAVMDENDYMVRKWNEFIAA; encoded by the coding sequence ATGACCGAGACCACCAAAAAGACCGGCGTGAGCCGCCGCACGCTATTGAAGAGCACCGCGGGTCTGGCGGGCCTTGCCGCCGGCTCAGGGGCCATCACCGGCTTTCCCTATGTGATGTCGGCCGAGCCGAAGGTGCTGCGTTATCTCGGCACCGCCGTGAACGAAGGCGACGACATCTCCAAGCAGTGTCTGAAGGACACCGGCATCAAGATCGAGTACATCACGGCGACCACCGACGACGTCACCAAGCGCGTGATGACCCAGCCGAATTCCTTCGACGTGCTGGACACCGAATATTTCTCGCTGAAGAAGCTGGTGCCCTCGGGCAATATCCTTGCGCTCGACTCCAAGAAGATCAAGCAATTCGACAACATTACCCCGGTCTTCACCAAGGGCGAGACGCCCGGCGGCAAGAAGATCGGCGGCCAAGGAACAGCGCCCTGGAAGGTGCTCTATCTGGAAGGCAAGGACTCCAAGACCTTCTCGAAGACGGCCACCGAGTTCGTCACGCTGATCCCGACGGTCTACAACGCCGACACGCTCGGCATCCGCCCCGACATCATCAAGCGCCCGATCAGTTCGTGGGCTGAACTTCTCAACCCCGAGTTCAAGGGCAAGGCCTCGATCCTCAACATCCCCTCGATCGGCATCATGGATGCCGCGATGGTCGTGGAAGCCGCCGGCAAGTACAAATATGCCGACAAGGGCAACATGACCAAGGAAGAGATCGATCTCACCATGAAGGTGATGACGGAAGCCAAGAAGGCCGGCCAGTTCCGCGCCTTCTGGAAGGATTTCAACGAGAGCGTCAACCTGATGGCTTCGGGCGAAACCGTGATCCAATCGATGTGGTCGCCGGCGGTGACCAAGGTGCGTTCGATGGGCATTGCGTGCACCTTCCAGCCGCTGAAGGAAGGCTATCGCTCCTGGGCTTCGGGCTTCTGCGTCTCCAAGGGCGTCTCGGGCGCCAAGCTCGATTGGGCCTATGAGTTCGTCAACTGGTTCCTGTCCGGCTATGCCGGCGCCTATCTCAACCGCCAGGGCTACTACTCGGCGGTGCTCTCGACCGCGAAGGCCAACATGGAGCCCTACGAGTGGGCGTACTGGATGGAAGGCAAGCCGGCCGAGAAGGACATCAAGGCGCCCGACGGCTCGCTGCTCGAGAAGGCCGGTGCGGTGCGCGACGGCGGCTCCTATGAGGACCGCATGGGCGGCGTTGCGTGCTGGAACGCCGTGATGGACGAGAATGACTACATGGTCCGCAAGTGGAACGAGTTCATCGCCGCGTGA
- a CDS encoding ABC transporter ATP-binding protein, which yields MATPAALELVAVTKRYDTTLAVDNVNLKIPAGTYCCLLGPSGCGKTSTLRMVAGHEAVSEGDIILGPQNVTDLEPAKRGTAMMFQSYALFPHLSVLDNVAFALKMRGIDRATRHKRAGELLELVAMSPYAGRLPAQLSGGQQQRVALARALITEPQILLLDEPLSALDPFLRVKMRGELKRLQRELGISFIQVTHGQEEAMALADHIVVMNQGKIEQQGSARDIFHHPRTEFVARFIGGHNVLSDSGKLIAVRADQLGIKPLADGVFGAPALLTNTEYQGSYVAVSLTLDDGTALFSHLPEAAFDVHPFRPGDRVLATWDPAKAQRLQ from the coding sequence ATGGCCACTCCCGCCGCTCTCGAACTGGTCGCCGTCACCAAGCGCTACGATACGACGCTGGCGGTCGACAACGTCAACCTGAAGATCCCGGCCGGCACCTATTGCTGCCTGCTCGGCCCGTCCGGCTGCGGCAAAACCTCGACCTTGCGGATGGTCGCCGGCCACGAAGCGGTCAGCGAGGGCGACATCATCCTGGGACCGCAGAACGTCACGGACCTCGAGCCCGCCAAGCGCGGCACCGCGATGATGTTTCAGTCCTACGCGCTGTTTCCGCACCTCTCCGTGCTCGACAACGTCGCATTTGCCTTGAAAATGCGCGGCATCGACCGGGCGACACGGCACAAGCGCGCCGGCGAGCTGCTGGAGCTGGTGGCGATGAGCCCCTATGCAGGCCGCCTTCCGGCGCAGCTCTCCGGCGGCCAGCAGCAGCGCGTCGCGCTGGCCCGTGCGCTGATCACCGAGCCGCAGATCCTTCTGCTCGACGAGCCGCTCTCCGCGCTCGATCCGTTCCTGCGGGTAAAGATGCGGGGCGAATTGAAGCGGCTCCAGCGCGAGCTCGGCATCAGCTTCATCCAGGTCACCCACGGCCAGGAAGAGGCGATGGCGCTCGCCGACCACATCGTGGTGATGAACCAGGGCAAGATCGAGCAGCAGGGCTCGGCCCGCGACATCTTCCACCATCCCCGCACCGAATTCGTTGCCCGCTTCATCGGCGGCCACAACGTGCTCAGCGACTCCGGCAAGCTGATCGCGGTCCGCGCCGATCAGCTCGGCATCAAGCCGCTCGCCGATGGCGTGTTCGGCGCGCCGGCGCTGCTGACCAACACCGAGTACCAGGGCTCCTATGTCGCCGTCTCGCTCACGCTGGATGACGGCACCGCCCTGTTCTCCCACCTCCCCGAGGCCGCCTTCGACGTCCACCCGTTCCGTCCGGGCGATCGCGTGCTGGCCACCTGGGATCCCGCCAAGGCGCAACGCCTGCAATAG
- a CDS encoding GntR family transcriptional regulator, producing MAAKTRPKSDAPDASDRVSRIREGVTAAILEHRLLPGIKLGEDEIGEIYGASRTLVRTALQQLAHEGIVSIEKNRGAFVARPSPADAREVFEARRLIEPTIVDHAVEAVSPAWINRLQQHLAQEREAELRGDARASVRLSGEFHRIVAEMSGHSVYLGFLKELIARSSLIILLYRRHDTPGCGTDHHAEIVTAIRKRDKPAARVQMLSHLTEIEAELFLKDPAADEMRLADVLGA from the coding sequence ATGGCTGCCAAAACCCGACCAAAATCCGATGCCCCAGACGCGAGCGACCGCGTCAGCCGGATCAGGGAGGGCGTGACCGCGGCGATCCTCGAGCATCGTCTGCTGCCCGGCATCAAGCTCGGCGAGGACGAGATCGGCGAGATCTATGGCGCCAGCCGGACGCTGGTTCGCACTGCGCTCCAGCAACTCGCGCATGAAGGCATCGTCAGCATCGAGAAGAACCGCGGCGCCTTCGTCGCACGACCGTCACCGGCCGATGCCCGTGAGGTGTTCGAGGCTCGCCGCCTGATCGAGCCCACCATCGTCGACCACGCTGTCGAGGCCGTCTCGCCGGCCTGGATCAATCGCCTCCAGCAACATCTGGCTCAAGAACGCGAGGCGGAGCTGCGCGGCGACGCGCGCGCGTCGGTGCGGCTCTCCGGTGAATTTCACCGGATCGTTGCCGAGATGAGTGGCCACAGCGTTTATCTCGGCTTCCTGAAGGAGCTGATCGCGCGCTCCTCGCTCATCATCCTGCTCTATCGCCGTCATGACACGCCGGGCTGCGGCACCGATCATCACGCCGAGATCGTCACCGCGATCCGCAAGCGGGACAAGCCGGCCGCGCGCGTGCAGATGCTGTCGCATCTGACGGAGATCGAAGCCGAGCTGTTCCTGAAAGATCCCGCCGCCGACGAGATGCGGCTCGCCGACGTGCTCGGAGCGTGA
- the glsA gene encoding glutaminase A — translation MVSRSVVHEREPAYVSTGHLPAAETVQSLVNEAHRRFQSNHDGENSQVYPALARVPNELFGVCVVGTSGRIYGAGDVDYEFSIMSVSKPFLFALVCETIGPEDAREKLGANATGLAFNSLAAIEQGGGRTNPMVNAGAIATTSLAPGSTAAARWKFIHEGLSRFAGRELPLNEEVYASASQTNFRNRSIARLLESYGRIYCDAKEATDLYTRQCSLNVSARDLAVMGATLADGGVNPVTKQRVVDAEVCHYALAVMITAGLYETSGDWLYDIGLPGKSGIGGGIVAVSPGKGGFGTFAPPLDAAGNSVRGQLAAKFLSQRLGMDLFVSQPEQ, via the coding sequence ATGGTGTCGCGCTCGGTCGTCCATGAACGAGAGCCGGCCTACGTTTCGACCGGTCATTTGCCAGCTGCGGAGACTGTACAGTCGCTGGTGAACGAGGCGCATCGCCGGTTCCAATCAAATCATGACGGCGAAAACTCGCAAGTTTACCCGGCGCTTGCGCGGGTTCCGAACGAGCTGTTCGGCGTCTGTGTCGTCGGCACCAGCGGGCGCATCTACGGCGCTGGAGACGTCGACTACGAATTCTCGATCATGAGCGTGTCAAAACCGTTCCTGTTCGCGCTCGTCTGCGAAACCATCGGACCTGAGGATGCGCGTGAAAAGCTCGGCGCCAACGCGACCGGGCTTGCTTTCAACTCGCTCGCCGCGATCGAGCAGGGCGGCGGCCGCACCAATCCGATGGTGAACGCCGGCGCGATTGCCACCACCAGCCTGGCGCCGGGCTCGACCGCTGCGGCACGGTGGAAGTTCATCCATGAAGGGCTGTCGCGCTTTGCCGGCCGCGAGCTGCCGCTCAATGAAGAGGTCTATGCGTCAGCGTCGCAGACCAATTTCCGCAATCGCAGCATCGCGCGGCTTCTGGAGAGCTACGGTCGCATCTATTGCGACGCCAAAGAAGCGACCGATCTTTACACACGCCAATGTTCGCTCAACGTCAGCGCCCGCGACCTCGCAGTCATGGGCGCGACGCTCGCTGATGGCGGCGTCAATCCGGTCACGAAGCAGCGCGTGGTCGATGCCGAGGTCTGCCATTATGCGCTCGCCGTCATGATCACCGCCGGGCTCTACGAGACCTCGGGCGACTGGCTCTACGACATCGGCCTGCCCGGGAAGAGCGGAATCGGCGGCGGCATCGTTGCCGTGTCGCCCGGCAAGGGCGGCTTCGGCACCTTTGCCCCGCCGCTCGATGCGGCCGGCAACAGCGTGCGGGGACAGCTCGCCGCAAAATTCCTGTCGCAGCGGCTGGGGATGGATCTGTTCGTATCGCAACCGGAACAATGA
- a CDS encoding MFS transporter, protein MVTQTISIDGIHGEERASWIPMISIALGQMIMSFNVASLPVAMGGMVASFGVAPTTVATGIVAYSMLVAGFVMLGAKLAQRFGSLQVFRIAVVVFFVSQVMMTFSPTATVMISAQALCGASGSVIVPSLVALIAENYAGRQQATALGALGSARAAAGVLAFVIGGVLGTYIGWRPAFGILIAASAIVFLMSFRLKPDRGRPDVQIDLIGVALAASAIILISFGFNNLNGWGLAVATANAPFDLLGLSPAPVMILLGIVLGQAFLLWTHRRQAAGKTPLLALEVIDSPEERSAVFALFAVVALEAALNFTVPLYIQIVQGRSPIATAIAMMPFNLTVFFSAMLIVNVYERLTPRQIGRYGFALCTIALIWLAFVVRNDWSEVPVLFGLVLFGIGQGSLVTLLFNVLVTASPKALAGDVGSLRGTTQNLAAAVGTAVAGALLVGLLSTIALGKITASPVLTPELQAQVDLGNITFVSNDRLRSVLERTSGTPEQVAEAVRVNIEARLRALKIGLLIMAGLALIAIVPAGRLPNYLPGEIPGEGSAAKT, encoded by the coding sequence ATGGTCACACAGACAATCTCGATAGACGGCATTCACGGAGAAGAGCGCGCGTCATGGATTCCCATGATTTCGATCGCGCTCGGCCAGATGATCATGTCGTTCAACGTGGCTTCGCTTCCGGTGGCAATGGGCGGGATGGTCGCGAGCTTCGGTGTGGCGCCGACCACGGTGGCGACAGGGATCGTCGCGTACTCGATGCTGGTCGCAGGCTTCGTGATGCTCGGCGCCAAGCTGGCCCAGCGTTTCGGTTCCCTGCAGGTGTTCCGCATCGCGGTCGTTGTCTTCTTCGTCTCGCAAGTGATGATGACGTTCAGTCCGACGGCCACGGTGATGATTTCGGCGCAGGCGCTCTGTGGCGCGTCAGGTTCGGTGATCGTGCCCTCGCTCGTTGCCCTGATTGCCGAGAATTACGCCGGCCGCCAGCAGGCAACGGCGCTCGGCGCGCTCGGCTCGGCCCGCGCGGCCGCCGGCGTGCTCGCCTTTGTCATTGGCGGCGTGCTCGGCACCTATATCGGCTGGCGGCCGGCGTTTGGCATCCTGATTGCCGCATCGGCGATCGTCTTCCTGATGAGCTTCCGCTTGAAGCCGGATCGCGGCCGGCCCGACGTGCAGATCGACCTGATCGGTGTTGCCCTTGCCGCGAGTGCAATCATCCTCATCAGCTTCGGCTTCAATAATCTGAACGGCTGGGGTCTCGCAGTTGCGACCGCCAACGCGCCGTTCGATCTGCTCGGCCTTTCGCCGGCGCCAGTGATGATCCTGCTCGGAATCGTGCTGGGCCAGGCGTTTCTGCTGTGGACGCACCGCCGCCAGGCCGCAGGCAAGACGCCGCTATTGGCGCTGGAGGTGATCGACTCGCCGGAAGAGCGCTCCGCCGTGTTTGCGCTGTTCGCGGTGGTGGCGCTGGAGGCCGCACTGAACTTCACGGTGCCGCTCTACATCCAGATCGTGCAGGGACGTTCGCCGATCGCGACCGCGATTGCCATGATGCCGTTCAATCTCACGGTCTTCTTCTCGGCGATGCTGATCGTCAACGTCTACGAGCGGCTGACGCCGCGCCAGATCGGCCGCTACGGCTTTGCACTCTGCACCATCGCGCTGATCTGGCTCGCCTTCGTCGTGCGCAATGACTGGAGCGAGGTGCCCGTGCTGTTCGGACTGGTTCTGTTCGGCATCGGTCAGGGTTCGCTGGTGACTTTGCTGTTCAACGTCCTGGTGACGGCATCCCCGAAGGCGCTAGCCGGAGACGTCGGGTCTTTGCGCGGCACCACGCAAAACCTCGCCGCCGCGGTCGGAACCGCGGTCGCGGGCGCGCTGCTGGTCGGCCTGCTCAGCACCATCGCACTCGGCAAGATCACGGCGAGCCCGGTGCTGACGCCGGAGCTCCAGGCCCAGGTCGATCTCGGCAACATCACGTTCGTCAGCAACGATCGTCTGCGCAGCGTGCTGGAACGCACGAGCGGGACGCCGGAGCAGGTCGCGGAGGCGGTGCGCGTGAACATTGAGGCGCGGCTGCGGGCGCTGAAGATCGGGCTCCTGATCATGGCTGGTCTCGCGCTGATCGCGATCGTCCCGGCGGGACGGCTGCCGAACTATCTGCCAGGTGAGATTCCCGGCGAGGGGTCCGCCGCAAAAACCTGA
- a CDS encoding HdeD family acid-resistance protein: MTTYDHSAPMGATGLPQPPRWICVLLGLFMVFTGLMVLGDVAFFTVISALFIGWMAIATGAFEIFHAFWTKGWGGFVWQVVLGILYIAFGIVLVSQPLTGALLLTYALGLALLVSGIVRMLIGIGRWQQGGGIMLASGLFGVLAGLIILTGFPTTGLWVLGMLLGIDLLSHGIGWLTFAWRPVAATT, translated from the coding sequence ATGACGACTTACGACCATAGTGCGCCGATGGGCGCAACCGGCTTGCCGCAACCGCCCCGCTGGATCTGCGTCCTCCTGGGTCTCTTCATGGTGTTCACGGGACTGATGGTGCTGGGCGACGTTGCGTTTTTCACCGTCATCAGTGCGCTGTTCATCGGCTGGATGGCGATCGCCACCGGCGCCTTCGAGATTTTCCACGCGTTCTGGACCAAGGGATGGGGCGGCTTCGTCTGGCAGGTGGTGCTCGGCATTCTCTACATCGCCTTCGGCATCGTGCTCGTCAGCCAGCCGCTGACCGGAGCGCTGCTGCTGACTTACGCGCTCGGCCTCGCGCTCCTCGTCTCCGGTATCGTCCGCATGCTGATCGGCATCGGCCGTTGGCAACAAGGCGGCGGAATCATGCTCGCGTCCGGCCTGTTCGGCGTGCTCGCAGGTCTCATTATCCTCACCGGTTTTCCCACGACCGGGCTCTGGGTCTTGGGAATGCTTCTCGGCATTGACCTGTTGTCGCACGGCATCGGGTGGTTGACCTTTGCATGGCGGCCGGTGGCCGCAACCACGTAG
- a CDS encoding amidohydrolase family protein, with the protein MSGLKAQAALAALLTAFLCSALPASAQQDSAILFRNVKIFDGKSGALTAPSNVLVRNGKIETISTADVMATGQTTAAQTIDGGGRVLMPGLIDAHWHAMLVRPTPMAALAGDIGYNNLVAASEATATLMRGFTTIRDMGGPTFGLKQAIDEDVVAGPRIYPSGAFITITGGHGDFRQVSDLPRTIGGMLSRMERIGGSMVADSPDEVRVRAREQLMQGASQVKLTAGGGVASPFSPLDVSTFTEPELRAAVEAADNWGTYVATHAYTPVAIQRSIAAGVKCIEHGHLMDEASAKLIAEKGIWLSTQPFLDMSAAAALGPSEQDKMRQVVAGTDRVYELAKKYHIKTAFGTDVLFSKAMAEKQGSMLAALTRWYTPAEALTMATSTNAELLSLSGPRNPYPGRLGVVEEGALADLLLVDGNPLDNIGLVEDPAKNFVVIMKAGKVYKNILPH; encoded by the coding sequence ATGTCGGGATTGAAGGCGCAGGCCGCACTCGCGGCGCTGCTTACAGCGTTTCTCTGCAGCGCGCTGCCTGCATCGGCCCAGCAGGACTCCGCCATACTGTTCCGCAACGTCAAAATCTTTGACGGAAAGAGCGGCGCGCTCACAGCTCCATCCAATGTCCTCGTCAGGAACGGGAAGATCGAGACGATCTCGACCGCGGACGTGATGGCCACAGGCCAAACGACCGCCGCTCAAACGATCGACGGTGGCGGGCGCGTGCTGATGCCGGGGCTGATCGATGCCCATTGGCACGCAATGCTGGTGCGTCCAACCCCGATGGCGGCGCTTGCAGGCGACATCGGCTACAACAATCTGGTCGCGGCGAGCGAAGCGACCGCGACGCTGATGCGCGGCTTTACCACCATACGCGACATGGGCGGCCCGACTTTCGGGCTCAAGCAGGCCATCGACGAGGACGTCGTCGCCGGTCCGCGCATCTACCCCTCCGGCGCCTTCATCACCATCACCGGCGGCCATGGCGATTTCCGGCAGGTCTCGGACCTGCCGCGAACCATCGGCGGTATGCTCAGCCGCATGGAGCGGATCGGCGGCAGCATGGTCGCCGACAGTCCCGACGAGGTCCGCGTCCGCGCACGCGAGCAACTGATGCAAGGTGCTTCACAGGTCAAGCTCACGGCGGGCGGCGGCGTCGCGTCGCCCTTCAGTCCGCTCGACGTCTCCACCTTCACCGAGCCCGAGCTGCGCGCCGCCGTCGAGGCCGCTGACAATTGGGGCACCTATGTCGCCACGCATGCCTATACGCCCGTCGCGATCCAGCGCTCGATCGCAGCCGGCGTGAAATGCATCGAGCACGGTCATCTCATGGACGAGGCCAGCGCCAAGCTGATCGCGGAGAAGGGCATCTGGCTCAGCACTCAGCCATTCCTGGACATGTCCGCGGCCGCCGCGCTGGGACCTTCGGAACAGGACAAGATGCGGCAGGTGGTCGCCGGCACCGACAGGGTCTATGAGCTCGCAAAGAAATACCACATCAAGACCGCGTTCGGCACCGATGTCCTGTTCTCGAAGGCCATGGCGGAGAAGCAGGGCTCAATGCTGGCGGCGCTGACGCGCTGGTACACGCCGGCGGAGGCGCTGACCATGGCGACGTCGACCAATGCCGAACTCCTGAGCCTCTCGGGCCCGCGCAATCCCTATCCCGGCAGGCTCGGCGTGGTTGAGGAGGGCGCGCTCGCCGATCTCCTGCTGGTCGACGGCAATCCGCTCGACAACATTGGCCTGGTCGAGGACCCCGCGAAGAATTTTGTGGTGATCATGAAAGCCGGCAAGGTCTACAAGAACATCCTGCCGCACTGA
- a CDS encoding transglutaminase-like cysteine peptidase — protein MFHFRGQGKALAIAAMLFGIGAAAQAGESRLLYASLGDTTRAPIGWVEFCSENAAQCQGGATQPRDIVMSQTAWRDLTKVNRWVNETVKPLTDQEHWGVIEKWSLPTDGYGDCEDYVLLKRKMLMDAGWPREALLITVVRDKKGEGHAVLTVKTDKGEFVLDNQNENVVAWTETGYRFVKRQSQSDPNVWVSLGDTKPAVSTASARDQ, from the coding sequence ATGTTTCATTTCAGGGGACAGGGAAAAGCGCTGGCGATCGCCGCCATGCTTTTCGGGATCGGCGCGGCAGCGCAGGCCGGCGAAAGCCGACTGCTCTACGCGAGCCTCGGTGACACCACGCGTGCACCGATTGGCTGGGTCGAGTTCTGTTCGGAGAATGCCGCCCAGTGTCAGGGCGGGGCGACGCAGCCGCGCGACATCGTGATGTCGCAGACCGCGTGGCGCGACCTGACCAAGGTCAACCGCTGGGTCAACGAGACCGTGAAGCCTTTGACTGACCAGGAGCACTGGGGCGTGATCGAGAAGTGGTCGCTGCCGACCGATGGTTACGGCGACTGTGAAGACTACGTGCTGTTGAAGCGCAAGATGCTGATGGATGCCGGATGGCCGCGCGAGGCCCTGCTCATCACCGTCGTGCGCGACAAGAAAGGTGAAGGACACGCGGTGTTGACGGTGAAGACCGACAAGGGCGAGTTCGTTCTCGACAATCAGAACGAGAACGTCGTTGCCTGGACTGAGACCGGCTACCGGTTCGTCAAGCGCCAGTCGCAGAGCGATCCCAACGTCTGGGTCTCGCTTGGCGATACCAAGCCGGCGGTCTCCACCGCCAGCGCAAGAGATCAATAG